Proteins found in one Atribacterota bacterium genomic segment:
- a CDS encoding GerMN domain-containing protein, with product MARRKKKKNNIFKSLFNLILLIVLLFVLFFLIQRFVIPIWQEKQFTEMTIEEVKEEPEQIMEIEESEITLYFSDENAQYLVPEKRKINLTDYPEILAIEELIKGPKISNLYPTIPKTTKVNGVYISDRVAYIDLSSEIIKDHPGGSTGELLTVYSIVMTLTSFPDIDRVQLLVDGNSGETLVGHVDTTIPLERDDQWLRK from the coding sequence ATGGCTAGAAGAAAGAAGAAAAAAAATAATATTTTTAAATCCCTTTTTAATTTAATATTATTAATAGTATTATTATTTGTCTTGTTTTTTTTGATACAGAGATTTGTTATACCAATATGGCAGGAAAAACAATTTACTGAAATGACTATTGAAGAAGTAAAAGAGGAACCGGAACAGATAATGGAAATTGAAGAATCTGAGATAACACTATATTTTTCAGATGAAAATGCCCAGTATCTCGTTCCAGAAAAAAGAAAAATAAATCTTACTGATTATCCCGAAATATTGGCTATAGAGGAGCTCATAAAAGGACCTAAAATTAGTAATCTTTATCCAACAATACCTAAGACCACTAAAGTTAACGGTGTTTATATCAGCGATAGGGTAGCATACATTGATCTTTCTTCTGAAATAATCAAAGATCATCCTGGAGGAAGTACCGGCGAACTATTAACTGTCTATTCAATAGTAATGACCTTAACATCTTTTCCGGATATCGATAGAGTACAATTGTTAGTTGATGGAAATAGTGGTGAAACTCTGGTGGGACATGTTGATACTACTATTCCACTGGAAAGAGATGATCAATGGCTGAGAAAATAA